From Hylaeus volcanicus isolate JK05 chromosome 2, UHH_iyHylVolc1.0_haploid, whole genome shotgun sequence, the proteins below share one genomic window:
- the LOC128872746 gene encoding retinoblastoma-like protein 1 isoform X1 has product MGQSDDVEDSTYSRHQDLCQKLNMDATAASEAWKSYESIRQNYTLEGDQLHWIGCALYVACRKSSIPTVGKTGANVEGNCVSLTRLLQLCNLPLIQFFTKSKSWADMANMSQDFRSKIEKLEGNFSVSMVIFKKYQPIFTDIFKDPADDVSRPPRSRRHKALPCTPARVFEFCWTLFICIKGAFPDISDDLVNSYHLLLVCCDLIYSNALLANRKDLLNPNFPGLPRNFNDENYSPPQTANCIVSLLCERHDAIAVEAKVIKEYYLKNHINQLFKERVLRGDQSNFSGILEALNFDGNNKAINKVYEQHVLSVGDFDERIFLAEWKRVRLNAKSSLEIVGGNITYKLIKHISLKGHDASNNIGSPTQMISINDLQEQFQMKREQYSGQIQHLAPPTPLTGRGYLRPKDITNVTPVSTATQSVIRLQAMLAGQTSPSENLLQILNSCSQDAKSLVEVKVKEIGEQFCANYNRSTNASDGTSDFGKKRLYLGQTLFYRLLEMILNDEKRKKPNYDVTNLLMNEVFIQCLFACCLEIVIYSYKSNDKVFPWILNALNLDAYYFYKVIEIIVRAEDQLSRDVVKHLNQIEEKILESLAWQSDSPLWGAIQSTSEGVPSCEEVSLPGTLETVDPNIPGQPVLRRIALDRGTHHDVQQSPISSASERFQSPVAASGIAKKRLFPDTRIGGQSVLRVAGQSVLPSKVLTIDGNSRILLLPEQITVPRSSNAPTTSTPMQTVTVNREPAKPKRTGSVALFFRKFYNLASVRMLDLCGSLEIMDIDLKKKIWTIFEYSIKERTELMKDRHLDQILMCAIYVICKLAKVEKNTFTEIMRCYRLQPQAESHIYRSVLIVKTPMNESQMSNEEPGQNDADREANVAPPTPTNMAGTSQNFGEETRGDLIKFYNTVYVPQVKEVANKLGLSRGSVMNLSLSPLPKGKPLTSSPVRRVTGSILTRTLDPKAITASPAPQLSYCFSRSPAKDLEAINRMMISVDPKRSVGKRLLSDDTDVEMTEGRSPIKKTTAFVARKLENIIGERRTQNQ; this is encoded by the exons ATGGGGCAGTCGGACGACGTCGAGGATTCTACTTACAGTAGACATCAAGATTTGTGTCAGAAATTGAATATGGATGCGACTGCTGCGTCCGAAGCCTGGAAATCCTACGAGTCTATTCGACAGAATTACACTCTCGAG GGTGACCAGTTGCATTGGATTGGGTGTGCATTGTATGTAGCATGCCGTAAGTCATCCATACCTACTGTCGGGAAGACAGGTGCTAATGTGGAAGGCAATTGTGTGTCGTTAACACGTCTGTTGCAATTGTGCAATCTCCCCTTGATACAGTTCTTCACGAAAAGTAAATCTTGGGCAGACATGGCCAACATGTCGCAAGACTTTCGTTCAAAGATCGAGAAGCTAGAAGGAAACTTCTCTGTTTCTATGGTCATATTTAAGAAGTATCAACCGATTTTCACGGACATATTCAAAGATCCCGCGGACGATGTCTCGAGGCCACCGAGATCCAGGAGACATAAAGCGTTACCTTGCACACCTGCTAGAGTATTCGAATTTTGTTGGACGttatttatttgcataaaagGAGCATTTCCAGATATCTCTGATGACTTGGTCAATTCTTATCATTTGCTTCTGGTTTGCTGTGATCTTATATACAGCAATGCTTTATTGGCTAATAGGAAAGATCTCTTGAATCCTAACTTTCCAg GTCTACCTCGTAACTTCAACGACGAAAATTACAGCCCGCCGCAAACGGCTAATTGTATTGTTAGTTTATTGTGCGAACGTCACGATGCTATCGCGGTTGAAGCTAAAGTTATCAAAGAGTACTACCTGAAGAATcatattaatcaattatttaaggAAAGAGTTTTGCGCGGAGATCAATCAAATTTTTCTGGTATTCTGGAAGCTTTAAATTTCGATGGTAATAACAAAGCCATCAATAAAGTATACGAACAACACGTACTGAGCGTCGGAGACTTTGacgaaagaattttcttag CTGAATGGAAGAGAGTCAGACTAAATGCAAAATCGAGCTTGGAAATAGTCGGAGGAAATATAACTTATAAGTTGATCAAACATATTTCTCTTAAAG GTCATGATGCCAGTAATAATATTGGCTCCCCCACGCAGATGATCAGTATTAATGACCTTCAGgaacaatttcaaatgaaaagaGAGCAATACAGCGgg CAGATACAGCACTTGGCTCCGCCCACTCCGTTAACTGGTCGTGGCTACCTTAGACCGAAAGATATTACCAATGTGACACCAGTGTCCACTGCAACACAAAGTGTAATTCGACTGCAAGCGATGTTGGCAGGACAAACATCACCGAGCGAGAACTTGTTGCAAATTTTAAACAGCTGTTCCCAAGATGCAAAATCGCTTGTTGAAGTGAAAGTCAAAGAAATTGGGGAACAGTTTTGCGCTAATTACAACAGAAGTACAAATGCTAGTGATGGTACCTCCGACTTTGGAAAGAAGAGACTTTACTTAGGCCAAACTCTATTCTACAGACTCCtagaaatgattttaaacgATGAGAAACGCAAAAAACCAAATTACGATGTAACg AATCTTCTCATGAACGAGGTCTTcattcaatgtttatttgcCTGCTGCCtagaaattgttatttactcGTATAAAAGCAACGACAAAGTGTTCCCTTGGATCCTGAACGCATTAAACTTGGATGCTTACTATTTCTACAAAGTAATAGAAATCATAGTCAGAGCAGAGGATCAATTGTCGCGCGATGTCGTGAAGCATTTAAATCAAATAGAGGAGAAAATTTTAGAGTCGCTCGCGTGGCAAAGCGACAGTCCTTTATGGGGGGCCATTCAGTCCACGTCGGAAGGGGTTCCGAGCTGCGAAGAAGTTTCATTGCCAGGAACGTTAGAGACTGTTGACCCAAATATACCTGGACAACCAGTTTTGAGGAGAATCGCGTTGGACCGCGGTACTCACCACGATGTGCAGCAAAGCCCTATCTCCTCCGCCTCGGAAAGATTTCAATCTCCCGTCGCAGCGTCTGGTATAGCCAAAAAACGTTTGTTCCCTGACACTAGAATCGGCGGACAGAGCGTTCTACGAGTAGCTGGCCAAAGTGTCCTGCCATCGAAAGTTTTAACCATCGATGGTAACTCGAGAATACTTCTGCTACCCGAACAGATCACTGTTCCGCGGTCATCCAACGCGCCGACCACGAGTACACCGATGCAAACGGTTACGGTAAACAGGGAGCCCGCGAAACCGAAAAGAACCGGTTCCGTTGCATTATTCTTTAGGAAATTTTACAATCTCGCGAGCGTGCGCATGCTAGACTTATGCGGCTCGCTGGAAATAATGGACATCGACCTGAAGAAGAAAATCTGGACGATCTTCGAGTACTCCATCAAAGAGCGAACGGAACTAATGAAAGACAGACACCTGGATCAGATCTTAATGTGTGCAATTTACGTAATATGCAAGTTAGCCAAAGTGGAGAAGAACACCTTCACAGAGATCATGCGGTGTTATCGATTGCAGCCGCAAGCTGAGTCTCATATATACAGGTCGGTGCTTATCGTTAAAACACCCATGAACGAATCGCAGATGAGCAACGAAGAGCCGGGTCAAAACGACGCGGATAGGGAAGCTAACGTGGCACCTCCTACACCTACGAATATGGCTGGAACATCGCAGAATTTCGGCGAAGAAACGCGCGGTGACCTgatcaaattttacaatacCGTGTACGTGCCACAGGTTAAAGAGGTGGCGAACAAATTGGGATTGTCGCGTGGGAGCGTGATGAATCTATCGTTGAGCCCGCTCCCAAAGGGAAAACCTCTGACAAGTTCTCCCGTAAGACGTGTCACGGGTAGCATCTTGACGCGCACCCTGGACCCAAAGGCGATTACAGCTTCCCCAGCACCCCAACTTAGTTATTGCTTCAGTCGTAGTCCTGCCAAG GATTTGGAAGCCATTAATAGAATGATGATTTCTGTCGATCCAAAGCGATCAGTTGGCAAACGACTCTTATCGGACGACACCGACGTAGAAATGACAGAAGGAAGGTCCCCCATTAAGAAGACAACTGCCTTCGTTGCTCGTAAACTGGAAAACATTATCGGAGAACGTCGCACGCAAAATCAATGA
- the LOC128872746 gene encoding retinoblastoma-like protein 1 isoform X2 yields MGQSDDVEDSTYSRHQDLCQKLNMDATAASEAWKSYESIRQNYTLEGDQLHWIGCALYVACRKSSIPTVGKTGANVEGNCVSLTRLLQLCNLPLIQFFTKSKSWADMANMSQDFRSKIEKLEGNFSVSMVIFKKYQPIFTDIFKDPADDVSRPPRSRRHKALPCTPARVFEFCWTLFICIKGAFPDISDDLVNSYHLLLVCCDLIYSNALLANRKDLLNPNFPGLPRNFNDENYSPPQTANCIVSLLCERHDAIAVEAKVIKEYYLKNHINQLFKERVLRGDQSNFSGILEALNFDGNNKAINKVYEQHVLSVGDFDERIFLAEWKRVRLNAKSSLEIVGGNITYKLIKHISLKGHDASNNIGSPTQMISINDLQEQFQMKREQYSGIQHLAPPTPLTGRGYLRPKDITNVTPVSTATQSVIRLQAMLAGQTSPSENLLQILNSCSQDAKSLVEVKVKEIGEQFCANYNRSTNASDGTSDFGKKRLYLGQTLFYRLLEMILNDEKRKKPNYDVTNLLMNEVFIQCLFACCLEIVIYSYKSNDKVFPWILNALNLDAYYFYKVIEIIVRAEDQLSRDVVKHLNQIEEKILESLAWQSDSPLWGAIQSTSEGVPSCEEVSLPGTLETVDPNIPGQPVLRRIALDRGTHHDVQQSPISSASERFQSPVAASGIAKKRLFPDTRIGGQSVLRVAGQSVLPSKVLTIDGNSRILLLPEQITVPRSSNAPTTSTPMQTVTVNREPAKPKRTGSVALFFRKFYNLASVRMLDLCGSLEIMDIDLKKKIWTIFEYSIKERTELMKDRHLDQILMCAIYVICKLAKVEKNTFTEIMRCYRLQPQAESHIYRSVLIVKTPMNESQMSNEEPGQNDADREANVAPPTPTNMAGTSQNFGEETRGDLIKFYNTVYVPQVKEVANKLGLSRGSVMNLSLSPLPKGKPLTSSPVRRVTGSILTRTLDPKAITASPAPQLSYCFSRSPAKDLEAINRMMISVDPKRSVGKRLLSDDTDVEMTEGRSPIKKTTAFVARKLENIIGERRTQNQ; encoded by the exons ATGGGGCAGTCGGACGACGTCGAGGATTCTACTTACAGTAGACATCAAGATTTGTGTCAGAAATTGAATATGGATGCGACTGCTGCGTCCGAAGCCTGGAAATCCTACGAGTCTATTCGACAGAATTACACTCTCGAG GGTGACCAGTTGCATTGGATTGGGTGTGCATTGTATGTAGCATGCCGTAAGTCATCCATACCTACTGTCGGGAAGACAGGTGCTAATGTGGAAGGCAATTGTGTGTCGTTAACACGTCTGTTGCAATTGTGCAATCTCCCCTTGATACAGTTCTTCACGAAAAGTAAATCTTGGGCAGACATGGCCAACATGTCGCAAGACTTTCGTTCAAAGATCGAGAAGCTAGAAGGAAACTTCTCTGTTTCTATGGTCATATTTAAGAAGTATCAACCGATTTTCACGGACATATTCAAAGATCCCGCGGACGATGTCTCGAGGCCACCGAGATCCAGGAGACATAAAGCGTTACCTTGCACACCTGCTAGAGTATTCGAATTTTGTTGGACGttatttatttgcataaaagGAGCATTTCCAGATATCTCTGATGACTTGGTCAATTCTTATCATTTGCTTCTGGTTTGCTGTGATCTTATATACAGCAATGCTTTATTGGCTAATAGGAAAGATCTCTTGAATCCTAACTTTCCAg GTCTACCTCGTAACTTCAACGACGAAAATTACAGCCCGCCGCAAACGGCTAATTGTATTGTTAGTTTATTGTGCGAACGTCACGATGCTATCGCGGTTGAAGCTAAAGTTATCAAAGAGTACTACCTGAAGAATcatattaatcaattatttaaggAAAGAGTTTTGCGCGGAGATCAATCAAATTTTTCTGGTATTCTGGAAGCTTTAAATTTCGATGGTAATAACAAAGCCATCAATAAAGTATACGAACAACACGTACTGAGCGTCGGAGACTTTGacgaaagaattttcttag CTGAATGGAAGAGAGTCAGACTAAATGCAAAATCGAGCTTGGAAATAGTCGGAGGAAATATAACTTATAAGTTGATCAAACATATTTCTCTTAAAG GTCATGATGCCAGTAATAATATTGGCTCCCCCACGCAGATGATCAGTATTAATGACCTTCAGgaacaatttcaaatgaaaagaGAGCAATACAGCGgg ATACAGCACTTGGCTCCGCCCACTCCGTTAACTGGTCGTGGCTACCTTAGACCGAAAGATATTACCAATGTGACACCAGTGTCCACTGCAACACAAAGTGTAATTCGACTGCAAGCGATGTTGGCAGGACAAACATCACCGAGCGAGAACTTGTTGCAAATTTTAAACAGCTGTTCCCAAGATGCAAAATCGCTTGTTGAAGTGAAAGTCAAAGAAATTGGGGAACAGTTTTGCGCTAATTACAACAGAAGTACAAATGCTAGTGATGGTACCTCCGACTTTGGAAAGAAGAGACTTTACTTAGGCCAAACTCTATTCTACAGACTCCtagaaatgattttaaacgATGAGAAACGCAAAAAACCAAATTACGATGTAACg AATCTTCTCATGAACGAGGTCTTcattcaatgtttatttgcCTGCTGCCtagaaattgttatttactcGTATAAAAGCAACGACAAAGTGTTCCCTTGGATCCTGAACGCATTAAACTTGGATGCTTACTATTTCTACAAAGTAATAGAAATCATAGTCAGAGCAGAGGATCAATTGTCGCGCGATGTCGTGAAGCATTTAAATCAAATAGAGGAGAAAATTTTAGAGTCGCTCGCGTGGCAAAGCGACAGTCCTTTATGGGGGGCCATTCAGTCCACGTCGGAAGGGGTTCCGAGCTGCGAAGAAGTTTCATTGCCAGGAACGTTAGAGACTGTTGACCCAAATATACCTGGACAACCAGTTTTGAGGAGAATCGCGTTGGACCGCGGTACTCACCACGATGTGCAGCAAAGCCCTATCTCCTCCGCCTCGGAAAGATTTCAATCTCCCGTCGCAGCGTCTGGTATAGCCAAAAAACGTTTGTTCCCTGACACTAGAATCGGCGGACAGAGCGTTCTACGAGTAGCTGGCCAAAGTGTCCTGCCATCGAAAGTTTTAACCATCGATGGTAACTCGAGAATACTTCTGCTACCCGAACAGATCACTGTTCCGCGGTCATCCAACGCGCCGACCACGAGTACACCGATGCAAACGGTTACGGTAAACAGGGAGCCCGCGAAACCGAAAAGAACCGGTTCCGTTGCATTATTCTTTAGGAAATTTTACAATCTCGCGAGCGTGCGCATGCTAGACTTATGCGGCTCGCTGGAAATAATGGACATCGACCTGAAGAAGAAAATCTGGACGATCTTCGAGTACTCCATCAAAGAGCGAACGGAACTAATGAAAGACAGACACCTGGATCAGATCTTAATGTGTGCAATTTACGTAATATGCAAGTTAGCCAAAGTGGAGAAGAACACCTTCACAGAGATCATGCGGTGTTATCGATTGCAGCCGCAAGCTGAGTCTCATATATACAGGTCGGTGCTTATCGTTAAAACACCCATGAACGAATCGCAGATGAGCAACGAAGAGCCGGGTCAAAACGACGCGGATAGGGAAGCTAACGTGGCACCTCCTACACCTACGAATATGGCTGGAACATCGCAGAATTTCGGCGAAGAAACGCGCGGTGACCTgatcaaattttacaatacCGTGTACGTGCCACAGGTTAAAGAGGTGGCGAACAAATTGGGATTGTCGCGTGGGAGCGTGATGAATCTATCGTTGAGCCCGCTCCCAAAGGGAAAACCTCTGACAAGTTCTCCCGTAAGACGTGTCACGGGTAGCATCTTGACGCGCACCCTGGACCCAAAGGCGATTACAGCTTCCCCAGCACCCCAACTTAGTTATTGCTTCAGTCGTAGTCCTGCCAAG GATTTGGAAGCCATTAATAGAATGATGATTTCTGTCGATCCAAAGCGATCAGTTGGCAAACGACTCTTATCGGACGACACCGACGTAGAAATGACAGAAGGAAGGTCCCCCATTAAGAAGACAACTGCCTTCGTTGCTCGTAAACTGGAAAACATTATCGGAGAACGTCGCACGCAAAATCAATGA
- the LOC128872746 gene encoding retinoblastoma-like protein 1 isoform X4, with product MGQSDDVEDSTYSRHQDLCQKLNMDATAASEAWKSYESIRQNYTLEGDQLHWIGCALYVACRKSSIPTVGKTGANVEGNCVSLTRLLQLCNLPLIQFFTKSKSWADMANMSQDFRSKIEKLEGNFSVSMVIFKKYQPIFTDIFKDPADDVSRPPRSRRHKALPCTPARVFEFCWTLFICIKGAFPDISDDLVNSYHLLLVCCDLIYSNALLANRKDLLNPNFPGLPRNFNDENYSPPQTANCIVSLLCERHDAIAVEAKVIKEYYLKNHINQLFKERVLRGDQSNFSGILEALNFDGNNKAINKVYEQHVLSVGDFDERIFLGHDASNNIGSPTQMISINDLQEQFQMKREQYSGIQHLAPPTPLTGRGYLRPKDITNVTPVSTATQSVIRLQAMLAGQTSPSENLLQILNSCSQDAKSLVEVKVKEIGEQFCANYNRSTNASDGTSDFGKKRLYLGQTLFYRLLEMILNDEKRKKPNYDVTNLLMNEVFIQCLFACCLEIVIYSYKSNDKVFPWILNALNLDAYYFYKVIEIIVRAEDQLSRDVVKHLNQIEEKILESLAWQSDSPLWGAIQSTSEGVPSCEEVSLPGTLETVDPNIPGQPVLRRIALDRGTHHDVQQSPISSASERFQSPVAASGIAKKRLFPDTRIGGQSVLRVAGQSVLPSKVLTIDGNSRILLLPEQITVPRSSNAPTTSTPMQTVTVNREPAKPKRTGSVALFFRKFYNLASVRMLDLCGSLEIMDIDLKKKIWTIFEYSIKERTELMKDRHLDQILMCAIYVICKLAKVEKNTFTEIMRCYRLQPQAESHIYRSVLIVKTPMNESQMSNEEPGQNDADREANVAPPTPTNMAGTSQNFGEETRGDLIKFYNTVYVPQVKEVANKLGLSRGSVMNLSLSPLPKGKPLTSSPVRRVTGSILTRTLDPKAITASPAPQLSYCFSRSPAKDLEAINRMMISVDPKRSVGKRLLSDDTDVEMTEGRSPIKKTTAFVARKLENIIGERRTQNQ from the exons ATGGGGCAGTCGGACGACGTCGAGGATTCTACTTACAGTAGACATCAAGATTTGTGTCAGAAATTGAATATGGATGCGACTGCTGCGTCCGAAGCCTGGAAATCCTACGAGTCTATTCGACAGAATTACACTCTCGAG GGTGACCAGTTGCATTGGATTGGGTGTGCATTGTATGTAGCATGCCGTAAGTCATCCATACCTACTGTCGGGAAGACAGGTGCTAATGTGGAAGGCAATTGTGTGTCGTTAACACGTCTGTTGCAATTGTGCAATCTCCCCTTGATACAGTTCTTCACGAAAAGTAAATCTTGGGCAGACATGGCCAACATGTCGCAAGACTTTCGTTCAAAGATCGAGAAGCTAGAAGGAAACTTCTCTGTTTCTATGGTCATATTTAAGAAGTATCAACCGATTTTCACGGACATATTCAAAGATCCCGCGGACGATGTCTCGAGGCCACCGAGATCCAGGAGACATAAAGCGTTACCTTGCACACCTGCTAGAGTATTCGAATTTTGTTGGACGttatttatttgcataaaagGAGCATTTCCAGATATCTCTGATGACTTGGTCAATTCTTATCATTTGCTTCTGGTTTGCTGTGATCTTATATACAGCAATGCTTTATTGGCTAATAGGAAAGATCTCTTGAATCCTAACTTTCCAg GTCTACCTCGTAACTTCAACGACGAAAATTACAGCCCGCCGCAAACGGCTAATTGTATTGTTAGTTTATTGTGCGAACGTCACGATGCTATCGCGGTTGAAGCTAAAGTTATCAAAGAGTACTACCTGAAGAATcatattaatcaattatttaaggAAAGAGTTTTGCGCGGAGATCAATCAAATTTTTCTGGTATTCTGGAAGCTTTAAATTTCGATGGTAATAACAAAGCCATCAATAAAGTATACGAACAACACGTACTGAGCGTCGGAGACTTTGacgaaagaattttcttag GTCATGATGCCAGTAATAATATTGGCTCCCCCACGCAGATGATCAGTATTAATGACCTTCAGgaacaatttcaaatgaaaagaGAGCAATACAGCGgg ATACAGCACTTGGCTCCGCCCACTCCGTTAACTGGTCGTGGCTACCTTAGACCGAAAGATATTACCAATGTGACACCAGTGTCCACTGCAACACAAAGTGTAATTCGACTGCAAGCGATGTTGGCAGGACAAACATCACCGAGCGAGAACTTGTTGCAAATTTTAAACAGCTGTTCCCAAGATGCAAAATCGCTTGTTGAAGTGAAAGTCAAAGAAATTGGGGAACAGTTTTGCGCTAATTACAACAGAAGTACAAATGCTAGTGATGGTACCTCCGACTTTGGAAAGAAGAGACTTTACTTAGGCCAAACTCTATTCTACAGACTCCtagaaatgattttaaacgATGAGAAACGCAAAAAACCAAATTACGATGTAACg AATCTTCTCATGAACGAGGTCTTcattcaatgtttatttgcCTGCTGCCtagaaattgttatttactcGTATAAAAGCAACGACAAAGTGTTCCCTTGGATCCTGAACGCATTAAACTTGGATGCTTACTATTTCTACAAAGTAATAGAAATCATAGTCAGAGCAGAGGATCAATTGTCGCGCGATGTCGTGAAGCATTTAAATCAAATAGAGGAGAAAATTTTAGAGTCGCTCGCGTGGCAAAGCGACAGTCCTTTATGGGGGGCCATTCAGTCCACGTCGGAAGGGGTTCCGAGCTGCGAAGAAGTTTCATTGCCAGGAACGTTAGAGACTGTTGACCCAAATATACCTGGACAACCAGTTTTGAGGAGAATCGCGTTGGACCGCGGTACTCACCACGATGTGCAGCAAAGCCCTATCTCCTCCGCCTCGGAAAGATTTCAATCTCCCGTCGCAGCGTCTGGTATAGCCAAAAAACGTTTGTTCCCTGACACTAGAATCGGCGGACAGAGCGTTCTACGAGTAGCTGGCCAAAGTGTCCTGCCATCGAAAGTTTTAACCATCGATGGTAACTCGAGAATACTTCTGCTACCCGAACAGATCACTGTTCCGCGGTCATCCAACGCGCCGACCACGAGTACACCGATGCAAACGGTTACGGTAAACAGGGAGCCCGCGAAACCGAAAAGAACCGGTTCCGTTGCATTATTCTTTAGGAAATTTTACAATCTCGCGAGCGTGCGCATGCTAGACTTATGCGGCTCGCTGGAAATAATGGACATCGACCTGAAGAAGAAAATCTGGACGATCTTCGAGTACTCCATCAAAGAGCGAACGGAACTAATGAAAGACAGACACCTGGATCAGATCTTAATGTGTGCAATTTACGTAATATGCAAGTTAGCCAAAGTGGAGAAGAACACCTTCACAGAGATCATGCGGTGTTATCGATTGCAGCCGCAAGCTGAGTCTCATATATACAGGTCGGTGCTTATCGTTAAAACACCCATGAACGAATCGCAGATGAGCAACGAAGAGCCGGGTCAAAACGACGCGGATAGGGAAGCTAACGTGGCACCTCCTACACCTACGAATATGGCTGGAACATCGCAGAATTTCGGCGAAGAAACGCGCGGTGACCTgatcaaattttacaatacCGTGTACGTGCCACAGGTTAAAGAGGTGGCGAACAAATTGGGATTGTCGCGTGGGAGCGTGATGAATCTATCGTTGAGCCCGCTCCCAAAGGGAAAACCTCTGACAAGTTCTCCCGTAAGACGTGTCACGGGTAGCATCTTGACGCGCACCCTGGACCCAAAGGCGATTACAGCTTCCCCAGCACCCCAACTTAGTTATTGCTTCAGTCGTAGTCCTGCCAAG GATTTGGAAGCCATTAATAGAATGATGATTTCTGTCGATCCAAAGCGATCAGTTGGCAAACGACTCTTATCGGACGACACCGACGTAGAAATGACAGAAGGAAGGTCCCCCATTAAGAAGACAACTGCCTTCGTTGCTCGTAAACTGGAAAACATTATCGGAGAACGTCGCACGCAAAATCAATGA